ATCgcatacttgagtatgctagTAAGGTGTGCGGAGGTAGGGTGGCTGGAAGTTGAGGTTTGAGGGAACATTGCAGCCATTGGAGGCGGCTGAGGAGATGGGGTGCAAAGATGGTGGTCGGCTGCTTCTGCAGGGGAAGAGGGAGTGCAGAGTTTGTTCTTACTGCAGCACACATTTCCCTCCCCCTTTTTTgacttttctttctcttttctttcttacTAACTTTATTGACTTATGTGCTCAACTTGAGCTAGTGGCAGCAAAGTGGGCCACGCGGTGTCTACAACTTTTGTGATAaacgattttccccaagctgggaactaaCTTGTAATCgtgaactgtaataaaatactggcttcgattttctaattatcgcatttctgtatctgcttgatatctttttccttgcctgctaacttgataaactgtaattagggatggcaatggatcctggacccggtccagatccgtggatccagatccgattttacggatctggatctcaattttttggatccacggatctggatccggatctggatctcattttctaaaacggatctggatctggatctgaaaatttgagatccggatccaacccagatccgacccgtggacccgattttatttaaaatatattatttattttttatatttattttattattaatattagatatattaaaaattaaaaataatagaaaaattagaTTAACTTTGAAAACCCTAGTTTCCAATTCTAATTTTCCCCTCAAACATCTCTCGGTTCCTACTTCCTCTCCCGCCGCCTCCTCTCTCCTCAGCCACTCCCATCTCCATCTCGGCCTCTCCAGCCCACCGCCCGCCGCCTCACTCCGGTCTCCCCCTCCAGTCGCCCGCCCGCCGCCGGCGAAGGCGGGGACAGCAGCAGCTGCAGCACGCGGTCTCCCTTTCCAGTTCGTGCGACTCTCCGATCTCCCTCTCCAGCCCGCCGCCTCACTCCCCAGCCACTCCCATCTCCCTCTCGGCCTCTCCAGCCCGCCGCCCGCCGCCTCACTCCGGTCTCCCTCTCCCGCACGCCCCGCCCCTCTGAAGTTCTCCCGCTCGCCGCCCCTCTAGCGACACGCCCCGCCTCACTCCCTTCTTCGGCCGTCAACATCATCATCTCCGTCTGTCTGTACACGTTGTTGACCTTCAGAACTCGAGGAATTTGATACCTTACTGTGCGCGGCATGTTGATCTGATGTTGCTTCAATTTGCTCGTCATCTGAAGAGTTTGAAGAGTCGTTGTGTCTAGAAGCTTCTTCAATCTCACGTTTTCTAAGAGATACTGGTAAGCCGTTGAGAATTCTGTCTTGAATTGGTAGAATTGATCTTTCTGTCCCAAATCAATATTTAACATATCTTTCGTATCTCTTATTGATAAAGTtgcataaatttattaatatattttcatgaatatagaaattaaaatactagtaatatttgaaactttcatttatttttcaagaAAACGACATATTTGCTGCTCCTTTCAAAatggataaaaaataatttgaaggtCACAAAGTCCAAAGTAAAATATACGATCATTTTTCAGATGAAGTACAAATTCCATCAGACTGAACATTATCCGGCATTGCACAATCATTTTTTGCCAGCCGATTACAAGCTTCGCTTGGTACAACAGCTTCATCAACAATTTCTTCGTCTCTTGGAACTTCATCTGCTGccctgaatttaatttaaaacagtagatccatggatctggacccgtggacccgcggatctgacggatctggatctggatccaaaattttcagatccacggatctggatccggatctggacctAGTATATggaaacggatctggatctggtattggccagacccggtccagatccggcccgttgccatccctaactgtaatataacttaaattaaatccgtagatttaatctgctttgcagtcggaataaatcctcgacttctagtagcactaataaaatataactgcttctgtttcttgattaataaataacttgacttcgctaagtcagttataacttggaaataataattattgaatagctcaataatcctcatcgcgtttttctcatgcatacaaaagcataaagctaaaataatactccatctctgattaaaaaaaatcaggatcataaactggattcatatataactggtaactgggtttcatttactgagagatgcgatattaattatcgcgataccataattaaacaaaataaaaagagcgggtcactacaatctccgccaacggatctattcaagacgtctcctataaatagcgctcgatgatcacttcaatcttcaccgattcaacaacataagctggaACGTTgtcgaattcgttactcagcaaaaccaagcttcctcaaagtttgaatcgaagaagagaatcacaaagccaaaaatctgtcgctgctgattacatacattctcttaaaacttaggcaaatattgtatatcgaaagcctaggtaaaactgactacaaagaacttgttctttgtggtttagttggcaagttttcaaacctcttttcaacggaccgaattgagagtttaTGTCGAAAATGAGTGTTCTGTCTCcttgagatcttagtgcccagtgtgcgctaggagtgagaaattcaACTCAgtatgttggtactgaagataggctctTTAGTTGTTTcagtttgttgtgcacccacaagcacacgttcaggtttgctgtgcacccgtaagcacacacatcggtttgttgtgcacccgtaagcacatgcccagtgaagttgttgctCTGAttaaccaaccgtggatgtaggaagtgttttccgaaccacataaaaatctctgtgttatttacagctttcagtatttgccttcttacttgtgcttttacttcctaaactgaaaactgattaatcacaaagagaaacttaactgctgacaacttgattaatatcacaggctatttcgaaacaaaagttccgctgcgtgtgttatcagtctaactgatctatcttctgatagtcagtaggattcataacatctccctgtttaacaaactcgactgaagccttacgtgtatcagttaaggtctttgacttaactgataactccttactgaagagtattcagtatcagtcgtcaaccttgttttgatAAAATTCTTTTCAGTAaaaaggttgagtcagtttgtatttaaagtttcattctccaaaaatagcctataggtgtatccccccatacacctattcgagaccctccggacctaacaattggtatcagagcaggttgttcgcaaaaATAATTTTGCTTTGATCAAAGTActactgaactagatcattttccttaaaggtctcgaaatcttttctttttcaaaaagtgCTTACTGCTTTTCATATCTGttgttttctgttttctttttctatggAAACTAACCACGGCAGAGTATCCtcactacctatgtttagtattgaaaaatacgacatatgaaaGTTTCGACTTGAGAGCTTCCTCACCGttcaacattgccgaatgtgggaagtcattaCCAAAGGACCCATCATCATCACGAAGGTGATCAAAAGGGTTCCTCTGGACCCAACCAGAGATCCTTTTGATGAAGTCCAGATCAAATCAAAGgctgacttcaccacagaagaaaggaagcaagatgagctcgacaatctcgccaaaagcatcatctccggcacagttccagacaagcacgtcaccaagatcatcaaatgcagaactgcaaagaagatgtgggacattctagaATGAATGTGCATATGATCAAAGGAgataaaggagaacaagttATCAATAGCTTGTCAAAAATTCGACTCCGTCCTCATGCTAAAAAATGAATCAGTCGACGAGATGAAACTTAgattcaatcagatcctaaacgaagttcaatctatctcgaaggacaaatacactcaacgaaaGATCAATCTAAAGATTCTACGAGCACTTCcacgaggagattggcagatctacgCAGTTGCTCGTCAGAACAAGCCAGGATTCAACCAGCTCCCAACGAACAAGCTTTTCTCGGATCTCGTGGcgaatgagttcgacatccagagaaatcttgaaacaaagaaagctagaggatcagacgaagatgctcCATCAACTTCAAAAGGAGCGGCGCTGAAAGTTTCAGCTAAGGAAAACAAGAAGCAGTCAAAGAAACCGACGGAACTCAAACcagaagacttcttcagtcaatatgccctattgactgaaagattcaacaagatggaatccaaattccgcaagtacaggcAAGTGTTCTAGGGGCTTTCCAAGCAATGTCTTTCGAACTCACATACCCAATTTCACGAACTAATTCAAGTACATCAAAGTACCCAAATCTATCCCTATCTGCCATTTTGACTTGTGCCCTGCCCCCAATATACATTCTAGCACAACCCACTCTAGTAAATTTTCCCCTCATGATGTACATAAACACCAAATTCGTCGTCACTGATGTACATAAACACTCTAGTAAATTTTCCCCCCAGAAATTATCCGCACTAATTTGCGCGTGGATCCAACAAATTCAAACGAATTTCCTAAAAACAGAACACGAAAAATCCTAATCCCTACAAGTCGACTTCAATTTATAGGAAATTACAAAAAACTAGTGGACAAAAACGAAGTAAAGGCGCGCAATTAAAATTGGCATACCTGTCAGCCATTGATTCTTAAAGTACGCCTCGAATTGTCGACACCCACCACGTTCTCCACTGTTGACGACACGAAAGCTGGGACCACTTGGAATAAAGAATCGCCCTGTAGCTGTTGACCTTCAACGATGGGTGAAAATGGCGGAAACCCTAATTTTACCACTGTAAAAATAGGAATGAAGAAATTCTGAGGGTTTAACCTAATTCAAAGTCGAAACAACTCTGTTTTCTAACTAAACGCGACGTTTTCCACTTTATCagtcaaaacgacgtcgtcgaCCATGTGCCACTTAGATATAATTATAGACACGTCAGTAAACCATGTGGCATTTCTTAAGCCACATATGACCGAAGgtcaattttaaggaaaaattggaACGATTGCGAagttcatgatttaaaatataaatttcaaaagtcatgtgcagaatgaaaaagtaactaaagttcgtgtattttcatgcaattaacccttattttaattaatttatgatgATGGGTCAATAAcaaataatgaatattatttggCATATGTTTAAATTgataaatattgtatatattatCTAATTAGACGTTTGGAAGATAAAATCAAATTAGAATTTTATCTTTAATTATGAAATATAAAATCTATAATATACTAAAAAGTCAAGTTTCAATTAAGTTGACCTCCAAGGGGGATCTTggctatattttatttaagttgtttgtttcaatttcatttgttttttcacttagttttattttattgaaattttttgGAGAAAGATAAAATAAGGGAAATGTTGGCAAAAATGGTGAATTTGCGAAGATTTTCAAACTCAATGTATTCCAAAGATCACGAAAGTTCATTTATTCATGCCTAGGACTTCAAACGAGTCGGTCAGTTCGAATAAGTCAGatctcaaattattttatttcattttgtttttcgaGGGacaaattcttttaattttatgtatacaaaataaaaagatataaaattaaaagattttgtttggtttttgtttaaataataaaaaaaggtaGCTAACATGATTTGATTGCAGGGAAATCAAATATAGACAAATTTTAATGGAGTTTGTGATATAGCAAGCATAAATAACTTGATTAATAGTACTCCATTCGTTCCTAAAAATTATGGTTcaatagagatgataaaatttttttcttaaaaaagttatgataattatatttgAATGAAGATTGAGTCccacatatttttataaatagtgaAAAGGAAAATTTATGGAATTATTTTCAAACAAAAAAGTACCACAGTTTTTagagatgaagggagtatattattatAGCTAAATGGCAAGGGAGACTGGAAAAATGTTGAGCAAAAGATTATATTTTTGCCTCTGTGCACCATATATAAACAAGGCTAGAGCTGTACAAATATTCTTTAGCTTTGtttgagaataaaataaaactgcctatatattattatatatcacGATCAAACAATATTggattttacaaaaataaaataaaaagatgacCAACTGTTTTGGTTAATCATGCATGGTTGCGGATTATTGGATGATAATATAACAATGTTAAAATGCATTATCATATACTCTCCTTCATTCTTCCAAACTTTTGCacacatattaataaaaaaattctatcCAAATTAACcttaattaatgatattttatccTTCACGaaacaattattatttgatgaaacacaataaaaaatgacataaaTGAAGAAAGTTAATGAACGCAAGTTTAGCAAATTCCGAAACATCATTTAAAATATGAAgtaataaataactaaaaattcCAAAACAAAAATTATACTCAGTCCCACTAAAAATAGCATATATTCCATTTTGAATTGTCCCACTATAAAtgacatatttttataaatgaaatttTTTAACCCTCTTAAAAGTATGAGTCCTAtcgattttaataaatttacacattctccttTTAATTCTCGTATTTAAAAATTATGAGTCACTTATAGTTGGACGGatggaatattataattgggagGAAGTCGTAGTTATGAATTGAGCCTATCAAGAAGAATCGAAGAAAAACACGGATAACGTATAGGAAATCTAGataattttttatcatttgGTTATTTGAATTTTGACAAGAAAAGGAATGACGCGTCAATACATATAGGAAATTTTAGCAAAACCTTTCACATATGATAATTCAGAAACCACATTGAACAAAGCTAAAGTGGGAATATAACACCTGCATCAAACCAAAATATACACCTACGAAAGAGGATACACATACAGAGCCAACGCGACCCGGTTCAATATTGTTTCATATCcagcaaaaatttattaaaaaagaaaagagagaaaatttcAATATTGTGTTACTATAAGACGACGTTATGTAAAAACATTGAATATTTATTAACAGCAGAAAAGATTTTAAGTATAGTCTACGTAGTAAAAAGACAGGTGATTCATGGAAAGCAAGCAGCTATCTGCGGTCTTGAAAGAAAAAACTGTGAAATAATTACACATCCTATAAGTTACCTGtgtgtatattatatatacaatCTCAAAACCTACACGTACTAATTCACTGTGATGTCTTTCCATAGTTAGAGGGACTATAATGGACGCACTTACTCGAAGGCAAGAGACATGAACGTTTCATCATCCAATAGACTTGAAACGTCGATTAGATCCTCCTCCGCGCTCATCATTTCTGGGAACAACAACATATCTGAACCATCCTGCTCAACACAAACCATCCAATATATCAATAATTTGATTACCATAATGCATATCAGCTAGATCATTAGCAGCCATAGAAAATAAGGTTTCCTTAACTCTAACCAAATCACCGCTACTATCAACAAGTTTTTCTACCTAAATATTTGAGACATAAGCATTTCACATTGCATACGCATTTTTCACTCATCAAGTTCATATTATAACTACCTTATTTTCACGGAACTCTTCAGCAGCAGTTAGAAGCCTACGGTACTGAGCTCGTCCTTCTGGATGTTGAGCCATCGATTGGACCCTAGCAAGCGCCTTTTGCATTCTTTCTTCAGTTTGTTTTCTTCCTTCCTTTAGAAAGTCATAATCATCTTCCGGTGCTGGTAGTGGCAAGCTGCCCTGCGCATCTGGTTCTTTCTGGACTGCATCTGATCGGAACCCACGCAATCCACTCCTTTTGCGTCTCCACCGTAAAATCACCTTCTCCAATATTCCCACTGACCAGATAATGGGTTTATATTTCTTCCTTACCTGATGGCCCCTTACATGAGCCTTCAGCCAAAACCAAAGAAATGTCAGTTCTAATGAGGATTTTTGGTACCTTTAGATTAGAGTATTAGCAATACTATGATGAGAAATGTTTGTGCTTAGATCTATAAGAGATTCAAGCAAAGGCCACGGACCACTACTTCAGCATTATTTTTTGGAAGATCAAAGTAGCATAGTGTGATACTATGTTAAGTAATTTATATTCACATTCAAGCTCACTTTTCACCCTGTTAGTTAGTTTGGCATATGGAAAGATCTATTCTGACGCACAGTTTGATATGGGAGAAGCAAAGCACCTgtattttaacaattttttgaCGGATTAGTAAAAATTCCTTTCTCTTCTTCCAACCGCGGTACTTTTTCTGAATCTGTAGAGCAGCAGTATTGGCCATACCATCAGAATGACCAAGTCTCGATGTTTTAGGAGCTAAAAGAGACATAGTATCAGGATTCAGCAACTCATCAGACTCCTGTCCAATAAGCTTCTTCCTCTGAAAAGACTGAACACGGAAAATTTGGTGTATGCGAGCCGCTGCTTGTGTAGCATTACATACTGCAGCAAGTGAATCCTTTAGCGAAAGTGCATCTGGAACATCTGCTCCAGTTCTTGGAACTGCTAAGCGTTCTGAAACTGTCTGTATTGGTTCAAATACAGAAACTTCTGTGGTTCCACTATCATTTACCCTAAGAGTTGAGAGGTGCGATGTCAAGGAAGTCTCGGCAAGGAAGCCAGATATGCCCTTGTGTCCACTAGATGAAGCCAGGTCTGCAGGAGTTCTACCCAGTGGGTATTCAGCAGACGGATCAGTCAGTGCTCCAGGAGATGCACCAAGAGATACAAGGACAGCAACTAAGTCCTCCCTGTTAAGCAAGAAGAGAAAGTGAGAAAAGTAGCCAAAACTTTTGCCTCTCTTTACCAAAAGTTTCTcattccttttttcttttaaaacacCTAGACAAACCCATAAGTACTTTTTTGTATCCTGGATACAACTTCCTTTTACATCCAGCTACAGCTCTGAAGATCATATTTCAGAATCTGTTATGTCAAAATCAAGTGAAAcattgattttaattaaaatttccaTATGCTTGTTTTGCCGATAAAAAATAACTAATCATTAAAAACGAATGAAGTGTCAAGAGAGAGCaacataatataattattaactCTATAAGTAAACAATAGAAGGACAATTATCATCAGTAAAGCAAAAGAGAGTATACTACTCCAAAAACATAACCTCTTCCCCAGGAGAAAAAGGAATTGAATTGGAACCAGCCATTCAGGTGTAtttgataagaaattaaatttccAACTAAAAAAAAGAAGCTGGGTTTTACCTGCCATAAAATGCAGCCCAATGAAGTGCTGTAAAACCATTCACATCACGGAAATCTATGCTAACTCCTGACACTATTATTGGCTGGATGGCCCAATCAAAACCAAGAGCAGCAGCCAGGTGCAACACATTTTGACCTCTCTCATCAATCATTGTAAGCCCCTTACCATCATCAGCAGCCCGGCTAAGAAGCCAAGAGTAAAATTTTTCTTTTAGCTGCTTTTCAAGGAGCATCTCCCCGATCACCTTCGGATGTGACCCATGATTTTCTGAAAGTTCTGCCTCCTGGTCATTCTCCTCCATCATTGAAATTATTTTATCGGTTACACTGAGTCTTTCGAATTCATTTCCATCAGAATGTATAGGACTTCCAACAGGTTCACGGTGCAATATCATCTCAAATCTTTGATAGAGATGCATCACAATAGCATTATCTCCATTTACATTGACAGAACCAATAATTTGGTCTGCTCCAGACCTATATTCAAATTCACGTAATTCGCTGCAAGCCAACCTGTTCGAACAAGTTACATAGAAAGGGACAAGTCCAGGATTCTGTAGTGGAGCACAGCAACAAAGAATACCATCTGCTAAAACTTCTGCCGGAACCTCCACTTCTCCAAACATAATGGACCATCTATATCTAGATAACTCTTCTCCACTCTTAAGAAATTTTCCAGTAATGAGGACCTGGTTGATGTAATGAAAAGATATTATTAGCAAAACTTTGGGAGTATTTGGATGGTGATTAGAGAGATAAGGGAATGGGAATGAAATGAAAAAATGGTGGTTTGTAATAAGAATTGGGTATGTAAATAGTGATTGGATATCCTATTCCTCAGGAACTAGTCGTGCACTTCAATGTTGGGGGACAATGAAATTAATTCCCCTCAACTATCATAACTCTTTCCCATATCTATTTTCCCATTTTAACCTACCAACCACGCCCTTATCACTATGGCTTCACCTTTCAACTACGATATTGACCTAGCACAGAAATACACAATAAGAGCATGTGTATAAGGACAACAATATAGCAACAATGTGTTGACTACACTCAA
The genomic region above belongs to Salvia miltiorrhiza cultivar Shanhuang (shh) chromosome 5, IMPLAD_Smil_shh, whole genome shotgun sequence and contains:
- the LOC130985994 gene encoding calmodulin-binding transcription activator 2-like isoform X2, whose translation is MLNCYYAHGEDDENFQRRSYWLLEPDLMHIVFVHYLEVKGNKTNIGYVRNSDRVVPNSENESSLTSSFRGTSPTSTLSSAYEDVESDSNHQASSTLYSYSESPLIDDTAQSSSYNQLFNSGNQNVSVLNYSSLLGDNKSGGGSPINGAQITDGLALWQEVLPDPDAGEIAYEQESQCSLPAQDNWQVLNALLDQKSLPSGQGIEVGQFCRNPDLKEQSGQRKIQMFISDTDTGNAADADMEDGMTVTGSESYFFHLRKPLINGLQTEDSLKKVDSFSRWIAKEIGEAGDLDMQSSNGISWSIMGSEYDPTMSAQLQVDTHTLNPSVSQDQLFTIIDFSPSWAYSTLDTKVLITGKFLKSGEELSRYRWSIMFGEVEVPAEVLADGILCCCAPLQNPGLVPFYVTCSNRLACSELREFEYRSGADQIIGSVNVNGDNAIVMHLYQRFEMILHREPVGSPIHSDGNEFERLSVTDKIISMMEENDQEAELSENHGSHPKVIGEMLLEKQLKEKFYSWLLSRAADDGKGLTMIDERGQNVLHLAAALGFDWAIQPIIVSGVSIDFRDVNGFTALHWAAFYGREDLVAVLVSLGASPGALTDPSAEYPLGRTPADLASSSGHKGISGFLAETSLTSHLSTLRVNDSGTTEVSVFEPIQTVSERLAVPRTGADVPDALSLKDSLAAVCNATQAAARIHQIFRVQSFQRKKLIGQESDELLNPDTMSLLAPKTSRLGHSDGMANTAALQIQKKYRGWKKRKEFLLIRQKIVKIQAHVRGHQVRKKYKPIIWSVGILEKVILRWRRKRSGLRGFRSDAVQKEPDAQGSLPLPAPEDDYDFLKEGRKQTEERMQKALARVQSMAQHPEGRAQYRRLLTAAEEFRENKDGSDMLLFPEMMSAEEDLIDVSSLLDDETFMSLAFE
- the LOC130985994 gene encoding calmodulin-binding transcription activator 2-like isoform X1, coding for MAESGSYNLGFRLDIKQILSEAQNRWLRPAEICEILRNYEKFHISPEAPNKPVSGSVFLFNRKVLRYFRKDAHNWRKKKDGKTVKEAHEKLKVGSVDMLNCYYAHGEDDENFQRRSYWLLEPDLMHIVFVHYLEVKGNKTNIGYVRNSDRVVPNSENESSLTSSFRGTSPTSTLSSAYEDVESDSNHQASSTLYSYSESPLIDDTAQSSSYNQLFNSGNQNVSVLNYSSLLGDNKSGGGSPINGAQITDGLALWQEVLPDPDAGEIAYEQESQCSLPAQDNWQVLNALLDQKSLPSGQGIEVGQFCRNPDLKEQSGQRKIQMFISDTDTGNAADADMEDGMTVTGSESYFFHLRKPLINGLQTEDSLKKVDSFSRWIAKEIGEAGDLDMQSSNGISWSIMGSEYDPTMSAQLQVDTHTLNPSVSQDQLFTIIDFSPSWAYSTLDTKVLITGKFLKSGEELSRYRWSIMFGEVEVPAEVLADGILCCCAPLQNPGLVPFYVTCSNRLACSELREFEYRSGADQIIGSVNVNGDNAIVMHLYQRFEMILHREPVGSPIHSDGNEFERLSVTDKIISMMEENDQEAELSENHGSHPKVIGEMLLEKQLKEKFYSWLLSRAADDGKGLTMIDERGQNVLHLAAALGFDWAIQPIIVSGVSIDFRDVNGFTALHWAAFYGREDLVAVLVSLGASPGALTDPSAEYPLGRTPADLASSSGHKGISGFLAETSLTSHLSTLRVNDSGTTEVSVFEPIQTVSERLAVPRTGADVPDALSLKDSLAAVCNATQAAARIHQIFRVQSFQRKKLIGQESDELLNPDTMSLLAPKTSRLGHSDGMANTAALQIQKKYRGWKKRKEFLLIRQKIVKIQAHVRGHQVRKKYKPIIWSVGILEKVILRWRRKRSGLRGFRSDAVQKEPDAQGSLPLPAPEDDYDFLKEGRKQTEERMQKALARVQSMAQHPEGRAQYRRLLTAAEEFRENKDGSDMLLFPEMMSAEEDLIDVSSLLDDETFMSLAFE